The following are from one region of the Eulemur rufifrons isolate Redbay chromosome 17, OSU_ERuf_1, whole genome shotgun sequence genome:
- the CD180 gene encoding CD180 antigen, whose amino-acid sequence MAPNVSCFLLALLCSASCKLITSLDQMCIEKEANKTYNCENLGLREIPDTLPNTTEILEFSFNFLPTIQIRTFSRLLNLTFLDLTRCQINWIHENTFQSHCQLSTLVLTGNPLIFMAETALNGPKTLKHLFLIQTGISDLKFIPVHNLENLESLYLGSNQISSIKFPKDFPAWNLKVLDFQNNAIHYLSREDMNSLEQATNLSLNFKGNDIKGIEPGAFNSTVFQSLNFGGAFNLSVIFSGLQNSTTQSLWLGSFEDTNDQDISSSMLHGLCEMSVESVNLQKHYFSDFTSATFQCFTQLQELDLTAAHLDGLPPGIKGMNLLKKLVLNVNNFEQLCQINAANFPSLTHLYIKGNRKRLHLGAGCLEKLENLQKLDLSHNDIEASDCCNLQLKNLSHLQSLNLSYNEPLGLQSQAFKECPRLEILDLAFTQLRVNAPRSPFQNLHFLKVLNLSHCFLDTSNQALLAGLPDLRHLDFRGNHFQEGTIPKTNLLQTVGSLEILILSSCDLLSIDWQALHSLGKMSHVDLSHNSLTCDSIDSLSHLKGLYLNLAANSIRIIPPRLLPVLSQQTTINLSQNPLDCTCSNVRFLTWYKQNLQKLEGSEGTVCANPPSLRGVKLSDVELSCGMTATGIFFLIVFLFLLIILLIFVARYLLRWRYQHI is encoded by the exons AAAGAAGCCAACAAAACATATAACTGTGAAAATTTAGGTCTCAGAGAAATCCCTGACACCCTAccaaacacaacagaaattttgGAATTCAGCTTTAATTTTTTGCCTACAATTCAAATTAGAACCTTCAGCAGACTCCTAAATCTTACCTTTTTGGATTTAACCAG ATGCCAAATTAACTGGATACATGAAAACACTTTTCAAAGCCATTGTCAACTGAGTACCCTTGTGTTAACTGGAAATCCTCTGATATTCATGGCAGAAACAGCACTTAATGGGCCCAAGACCCTGAAGCATCTTTTCTTAATCCAAACAGGAATATCCGATCTCAAGTTTATTCCAGTACACAATCtggaaaatttggaaagtttGTATCTTGGAAGCAACCAAATTTCCTCCATTAAGTTCCCAAAAGACTTCCCAGCATGGAATCTAAAAGTACTGGATTTTCAGAATAATGCTATACACTACCTCTCTAGAGAAGATATGAACTCTCTGGAGCAGGCCACCAACCTGAGCCTTAACTTCAAGGGCAATGACATCAAAGGCATTGAGCCTGGGGCTTTCAATTCAACAGTCTTCCAAAGTTTGAACTTTGGAGGGGCTTTTAACTTGTCTGTTATATTCAGTGGTCTACAGAACTCTACTACTCAGTCTCTCTGGCTGGGGTCATTTGAGGACACTAATGACCAAGACATTAGTTCATCCATGCTCCACGGACTGTGCGAAATGTCTGTTGAGAGCGTCAACCTGCAGAAGCACTATTTCTCTGATTTCACATCTGCCACGTTTCAGTGCTTCACCCAACTCCAAGAACTGGATTTGACGGCAGCTCACTTGGACGGGTTACCTCCTGGGATTAAGGGTATGAACCTGCTCAAGAAATTAGTTCTCAACGTAAATAACTTTGAACAATTGTGTCAAATCAATGCTGCCAATTTCCCCTCCCTTACACACCTCTACATCAAAGGCAACAGGAAGAGACTTCACCTCGGTGCTGGCTGTTtggaaaaactagaaaatcttCAGAAACTTGATTTAAGCCATAATGACATAGAGGCTTCTGACTGCTGCAACCTGCAACTCAAAAATCTGTCCCACTTGCAAAGCCTAAACCTGAGCTACAACGAGCCCCTTGGTCTTCAGAGTCAGGCGTTCAAAGAATGTCCTCGGCTAGAAATCCTGGATTTGGCATTTACTCAATTACGTGTTAATGCTCCACGAAGTCCCTTCCAAAACCTCCATTTCCTGAAGGTTCTGAACCTCTCTCACTGCTTCCTTGATACCAGCAATCAGGCTCTTCTAGCAGGCCTGCCAGATCTCCGGCATCTGGACTTCAGGGGCAACCACTTTCAGGAGGGGACTATCCCGAAGACCAACCTACTGCAGACGGTGGGCAGCTTGGAGATTCTGATTTTATCTTCCTGTGATCTCCTCTCCATAGACTGGCAAGCCCTCCACAGCCTTGGAAAAATGAGTCATGTAGACTTAAGCCACAACAGCCTGACGTGTGACAGCATTGATTCCCTTAGTCACCTTAAGGGGCTCTACCTCAACCTGGCCGCCAACAGCATTCGCATCATCCCACCCCGTCTCCTCCCCGTCTTGTCCCAGCAGACCACCATTAATTTAAGTCAAAATCCCCTGGACTGCACTTGCTCCAATGTTCGTTTCTTAACATGGTACAAACAAAACCTGCAAAAACTTGAGGGCTCAGAGGGGACTGTGTGTGCAAACCCCCCCTCTCTAAGGGGAGTTAAGCTCTCTGATGTCGAGCTGTCCTGTGGGATGACAGCTACaggaattttctttctcatagtatttttattcttgttaatCATTCTGCTCATTTTTGTAGCTCGATACCTTCTCAGGTGGAGATACCAACACATTTAG